One Hymenobacter aerilatus genomic region harbors:
- a CDS encoding toprim domain-containing protein, giving the protein MEHELTFQKIKEQVELPELLSHFGYNLRKGEHLGKGKWHVFEGDDTLVVFKGRGGDWMYFNAQDDRDKGSVIDWMKNRVSSDRIAGIGPLPGRNLWQSVNDHFRAYLNLPEAQRPRLDLPSIVETAPGEKFHSIYTQHCRPLENTAYLEGRGITKSTIDNPQFTDRILNQLHTVQKEGLPPKTYVNTAFPAYHEGRVVGLELKGEGFKGQAPESQFTRSLWLSKLPEGRPAAVLVVSESAIDTLSYAQLHPGESALYASTAGTLTQNKIFELKRLLSEEHIPAIRAAFDNDTQGHHFDTRLLAGLASEQNPMKVVREHEHRLTVEITAAHPAGVQGLSQHLKSYNDQATRQYAQENGEPGNPASSQTLRDELVHSNKLGAHTYQFHVPMSREALGAFNQAASQALAFEHRVELVKSQGKDWNQDLKQDQLQRVVWRELGGVEEDQYGFGQQHWDNPPIEGQGKIAQLHEAQAQARRQGERLLVVELRESRDAVALLPTLRDNLEKVGLTIDHALKIEPTAAREIATELTLRYRLDSPQLPAISDALDALRQNPRTTVIEPGPDATERRQLAIAQEQQRRAGPELVPSDSPAHDQARQSFIEAAGLVARELRESAATLNAARLQEVSRQLLTKPALEGLNRENVEKVLAVVDKLDTLKDNPAVQQLRQAVRQLEQPAQTQTVPQKPRPSPRL; this is encoded by the coding sequence ATGGAACACGAACTCACCTTCCAGAAGATTAAAGAGCAGGTTGAGCTGCCCGAGCTGCTGAGCCACTTCGGCTACAACCTCCGAAAAGGCGAACACCTCGGCAAGGGCAAGTGGCACGTCTTCGAGGGCGATGACACGCTGGTAGTATTCAAAGGCCGGGGCGGCGACTGGATGTATTTCAACGCCCAGGACGACCGCGACAAGGGCAGCGTCATCGACTGGATGAAGAACCGGGTCAGCTCCGACCGCATCGCCGGCATTGGCCCGCTGCCGGGCCGCAACCTTTGGCAGTCGGTCAATGACCACTTCCGGGCTTACCTCAACTTGCCCGAGGCGCAGCGGCCCCGGCTCGACCTGCCGTCCATTGTGGAAACCGCGCCCGGCGAGAAGTTCCACAGCATCTACACCCAGCACTGCCGGCCGCTCGAAAACACGGCCTACCTGGAAGGGCGCGGTATTACCAAAAGCACGATAGATAACCCGCAGTTTACCGACCGCATCCTCAATCAACTCCACACTGTTCAGAAGGAGGGCTTGCCGCCCAAAACCTACGTTAACACGGCTTTCCCGGCCTACCACGAGGGACGGGTAGTGGGGCTGGAACTGAAGGGCGAGGGCTTCAAGGGCCAAGCGCCCGAAAGCCAGTTTACCCGCTCGCTGTGGCTGAGCAAGCTGCCCGAGGGCCGGCCGGCGGCGGTGCTGGTGGTCAGCGAGTCGGCTATCGATACGCTGTCCTACGCGCAACTGCACCCCGGTGAAAGCGCCCTGTATGCTTCCACGGCTGGTACGCTCACCCAGAACAAGATTTTCGAACTGAAGCGGCTGCTCAGCGAGGAGCATATTCCGGCCATCCGCGCTGCCTTCGACAACGATACGCAGGGCCATCACTTCGATACCCGGCTGCTGGCGGGCCTGGCCAGCGAGCAGAACCCCATGAAAGTGGTTCGCGAGCACGAGCACCGGCTGACCGTCGAAATCACGGCCGCTCACCCGGCCGGCGTGCAGGGGCTGAGTCAGCACCTTAAAAGCTACAACGACCAGGCTACCCGGCAGTACGCCCAGGAAAACGGGGAGCCGGGCAACCCGGCCAGCAGTCAGACCCTGCGCGACGAGCTGGTTCACTCCAACAAGCTGGGAGCCCACACCTACCAGTTTCACGTGCCAATGAGCCGCGAAGCGCTGGGGGCTTTTAATCAGGCAGCCAGCCAAGCATTGGCTTTTGAGCACCGGGTGGAGCTTGTGAAGAGCCAGGGCAAGGACTGGAACCAGGACCTGAAACAGGACCAGCTGCAGCGGGTGGTCTGGCGCGAGCTGGGTGGTGTCGAAGAGGACCAGTACGGCTTCGGCCAGCAGCACTGGGACAACCCACCTATCGAAGGCCAGGGCAAAATTGCGCAACTGCACGAGGCGCAGGCCCAGGCCCGCCGCCAGGGCGAGCGGCTGCTCGTGGTCGAGTTGCGGGAAAGCCGCGATGCCGTGGCGCTGCTGCCCACCCTGCGCGACAACCTCGAAAAAGTCGGGCTTACCATTGACCACGCCCTCAAGATTGAACCGACCGCAGCCCGCGAAATTGCCACGGAGCTAACGCTACGCTACCGGCTGGATTCGCCGCAACTGCCAGCCATCAGCGACGCGCTGGATGCGTTGCGGCAAAATCCCAGAACGACGGTCATTGAGCCGGGGCCGGATGCCACGGAGCGCCGGCAGTTGGCCATAGCGCAGGAGCAGCAGCGCCGGGCCGGCCCTGAGCTGGTGCCCAGTGATTCTCCCGCCCACGACCAGGCCCGGCAATCGTTTATCGAAGCTGCGGGCCTGGTGGCCCGGGAACTGCGCGAGAGCGCTGCCACGCTGAACGCGGCTCGCTTGCAGGAAGTCAGCCGGCAGCTGCTGACCAAACCTGCGCTAGAAGGCCTGAACCGGGAGAACGTGGAGAAGGTGCTGGCCGTGGTCGATAAGCTCGACACGTTGAAGGATAATCCCGCCGTGCAGCAGCTGCGCCAGGCCGTGCGGCAATTGGAGCAGCCCGCCCAGACGCAGACTGTGCCGCAAAAGCCCCGGCCGAGCCCCCGCTTGTAG
- a CDS encoding DUF3945 domain-containing protein, protein MAEQDEVNTPTPERWYMSAVPTSNGNFSGQGLQREPAGHSLYEIQINPANPSQAALLPAPGADGRLLNAFDHALMRAFTTNRLPGREDKFLTVEKPTLLEKVGENWKISEQGRVGYSATEPEQRLQVFGQLTTQATQQAELTTRAEELAGEVATTTGTVRTEAEAELEVVANRAQQGPDESRATYADALRDDARAEVGEVPGSEQRPVPPAPVPDAAAGAEPVGELRIAWQQQGGEVAPLLEMRAYLDQLKEAGVAVGALQLERDPAGKLSGGFAVSYDPESHKLGQLEAALQGFRQVGSGVAVVEKPEQAAARRLEVGYDDDYEPQRSKQVREAFGVKQWDALSAQLSAVPKHALTAPEQVQQAAAEQRVQQLAQQQGKTTEQVIRDGKSIFDIDTSGNPASAFLKNFYAHLNGGPKTRQSLEVDYEKTRQDLQARLTRHAGTAQPALAPGPPAPDAKAPGVATGPAVGEAARQAVAMQVPPAALFQANEVPQKVLASLGLNLAELTGSGQLQKLLSGEKTDLLPMQVAGKEGQEPVKFEGKMVLHREADGTATLKMELPQEKLVIPNEIGGQPFTPEQRQRLETEGNAGLMRGLKDEQGREFNGYVAVDKAMNKVVVLPESKVTLHDTVAGVKLTPEQSHDLREGKVVTLANMASGNGGQKFDGTVQVNAAKACIEVKPAAHELSQRQAPRAEQTVKATTPTVAPAPEKAEAPQVKTRGPRH, encoded by the coding sequence ATGGCTGAGCAAGATGAAGTGAATACCCCCACGCCGGAGCGCTGGTACATGAGTGCGGTGCCGACCTCCAACGGCAACTTCAGCGGCCAGGGCCTGCAACGCGAGCCCGCCGGTCACTCCCTCTATGAGATTCAGATTAATCCCGCCAACCCCAGCCAGGCGGCCCTGCTGCCGGCCCCCGGCGCGGATGGCCGGCTGCTGAATGCCTTTGACCACGCCCTGATGCGAGCTTTTACCACCAACCGGCTCCCCGGCCGGGAGGATAAATTTCTCACGGTAGAAAAGCCCACGCTGCTGGAAAAGGTGGGGGAGAATTGGAAAATCAGTGAGCAGGGCCGCGTGGGCTACAGTGCCACCGAGCCCGAGCAGCGGCTGCAGGTATTTGGCCAGTTAACTACACAAGCCACCCAGCAAGCCGAACTGACCACGCGGGCCGAGGAGCTGGCTGGCGAGGTGGCCACCACTACGGGCACTGTTCGCACTGAGGCGGAAGCGGAACTAGAGGTAGTGGCCAACCGTGCGCAGCAAGGCCCCGACGAGAGCCGCGCCACTTACGCGGATGCCCTGCGCGATGACGCCCGGGCGGAAGTAGGGGAGGTGCCAGGCAGCGAGCAGCGGCCCGTGCCCCCCGCACCGGTCCCGGATGCCGCGGCCGGCGCGGAGCCAGTCGGAGAATTGCGCATTGCCTGGCAGCAGCAGGGCGGCGAAGTGGCCCCGCTGCTGGAAATGCGGGCCTACCTTGACCAGCTAAAGGAAGCCGGCGTAGCGGTGGGCGCTTTGCAGCTGGAGCGCGACCCGGCGGGCAAGCTCAGCGGCGGTTTCGCGGTGAGCTACGACCCGGAGTCGCACAAGCTGGGCCAGCTCGAAGCGGCCCTGCAAGGCTTTCGGCAAGTGGGAAGCGGGGTAGCCGTAGTAGAAAAGCCGGAGCAGGCCGCCGCCCGGCGGCTGGAAGTGGGCTACGATGACGACTATGAGCCCCAGCGCAGCAAGCAGGTGCGCGAGGCCTTCGGTGTGAAGCAGTGGGATGCGCTCAGTGCCCAGCTTTCGGCTGTGCCCAAGCACGCCCTCACGGCCCCGGAACAGGTGCAGCAGGCCGCCGCTGAGCAGCGGGTGCAGCAGCTGGCCCAGCAGCAGGGCAAAACCACCGAGCAAGTCATCCGCGACGGCAAGAGCATTTTTGACATCGACACCAGCGGCAACCCCGCCTCGGCGTTTCTGAAAAACTTCTACGCCCACCTGAACGGCGGCCCCAAGACCCGGCAAAGTCTGGAAGTCGACTACGAGAAAACCCGTCAGGATTTGCAGGCCCGCCTGACCCGCCACGCCGGCACGGCCCAGCCGGCGCTTGCGCCCGGCCCGCCGGCCCCGGATGCCAAGGCTCCCGGCGTAGCGACTGGCCCCGCCGTGGGGGAAGCTGCCCGCCAGGCCGTCGCGATGCAGGTCCCGCCGGCGGCCCTGTTCCAAGCTAATGAGGTACCGCAAAAAGTGCTGGCCTCCCTCGGGTTGAACCTAGCCGAATTAACGGGCAGCGGGCAGCTGCAAAAGCTGCTCAGCGGTGAAAAAACAGACCTTTTGCCCATGCAGGTAGCGGGCAAGGAGGGGCAGGAACCCGTGAAGTTCGAGGGCAAGATGGTGCTGCACCGCGAAGCTGACGGCACGGCCACGCTCAAAATGGAATTGCCCCAGGAGAAGCTGGTTATTCCCAACGAGATTGGCGGTCAGCCCTTCACCCCCGAGCAGCGCCAGCGGCTCGAAACCGAGGGCAACGCCGGCCTGATGCGCGGCCTTAAGGACGAGCAGGGCCGCGAGTTCAACGGCTACGTGGCCGTGGATAAGGCCATGAACAAGGTGGTGGTACTGCCCGAAAGCAAGGTGACGCTGCACGACACCGTGGCCGGCGTCAAGCTGACCCCAGAGCAAAGTCACGACCTGCGCGAGGGCAAGGTGGTAACGCTGGCCAACATGGCCAGCGGCAACGGCGGGCAGAAGTTCGACGGCACCGTGCAGGTGAACGCCGCCAAGGCCTGCATCGAGGTGAAACCGGCCGCCCACGAACTGAGCCAGCGCCAGGCCCCGCGGGCCGAGCAGACGGTGAAGGCCACCACTCCGACCGTAGCCCCGGCCCCCGAGAAAGCTGAAGCGCCCCAGGTAAAAACCCGGGGCCCCCGCCACTAA
- a CDS encoding ArsR/SmtB family transcription factor, with product MEANACIRVFADADYIRQCQVRLALAGPSLEATATVLALAGNEVRLKLLYLLAAEQQLCVCDIADVLDMTVSAVSQHLRKLKDGGVVTARKVGQTVFYALSEQHLPLLRPLLTGYPATPTLQPAP from the coding sequence ATGGAAGCCAACGCCTGCATCCGGGTTTTTGCCGATGCTGATTATATCCGGCAATGCCAGGTACGCCTGGCATTGGCCGGGCCATCCCTTGAAGCCACGGCCACTGTCCTGGCGCTGGCGGGCAACGAGGTCCGGCTCAAACTGCTGTATCTGCTGGCGGCCGAGCAACAGCTGTGCGTGTGCGACATCGCTGACGTGCTGGACATGACGGTATCGGCCGTTTCGCAGCATCTGCGCAAGCTAAAGGACGGCGGCGTGGTCACCGCCCGCAAAGTGGGCCAAACGGTTTTTTACGCGCTTAGCGAGCAGCACCTGCCCCTGTTGCGCCCGCTGCTAACCGGCTACCCTGCTACCCCGACGCTTCAGCCAGCCCCATGA
- the merTP gene encoding mercuric transport protein MerTP — translation MNAPTSTSKPLLGAGLLTALAASLCCITPLLALVGGLGASASAFSWLEPFRPYLMALTVGVLGFAWYQKLKPAPATDDCGCAADAKPAFTQSRLFLGMVTGLAVLLLAFPYYGARLYPASPTAAPVLAANGATPVWQTATYRIAGMTCEACAQHVEHTVQQLPGVQAVTVSYAQGTAQVRFDAQKSPATQVEKAINGTGYQIITRN, via the coding sequence ATGAACGCACCTACCTCCACCAGCAAGCCCTTGCTCGGCGCGGGGCTACTCACCGCCCTGGCTGCCTCCCTGTGCTGCATCACGCCCCTGCTGGCCCTGGTCGGCGGGCTCGGTGCTTCCGCGTCGGCCTTTTCCTGGCTCGAACCTTTCCGCCCCTATCTAATGGCGCTCACGGTGGGCGTGCTGGGCTTCGCGTGGTACCAGAAGCTCAAGCCGGCCCCGGCCACCGATGACTGCGGTTGTGCGGCAGATGCCAAGCCGGCATTCACCCAATCCCGGCTTTTTCTGGGAATGGTGACCGGGCTGGCGGTGCTGCTGCTGGCTTTTCCCTACTACGGGGCGCGCCTGTACCCGGCCTCGCCCACCGCCGCGCCGGTCCTGGCAGCAAACGGGGCCACTCCGGTGTGGCAGACGGCCACCTACCGCATCGCAGGCATGACCTGCGAGGCCTGCGCCCAGCACGTCGAGCACACAGTGCAGCAGTTGCCGGGCGTGCAGGCCGTCACCGTGTCGTATGCGCAGGGCACCGCGCAGGTGCGTTTTGATGCGCAGAAGAGCCCGGCCACGCAGGTGGAAAAAGCCATCAACGGCACGGGCTACCAAATTATAACCCGCAACTAA
- a CDS encoding GDCCVxC domain-containing (seleno)protein, translating to MPLPTLKSPQLTSTLTCPVCAHQQTEQMPTDACQYFYECPGCLTVLKPLAGDCCVYCSYGTVPCPPIQQQGPGSCCG from the coding sequence ATGCCACTCCCTACGCTCAAAAGCCCGCAGCTTACTTCCACGCTCACCTGCCCGGTCTGCGCGCATCAGCAGACCGAACAGATGCCCACCGATGCCTGCCAATACTTTTACGAGTGCCCGGGCTGTCTTACGGTGCTCAAACCCCTGGCCGGCGACTGCTGCGTGTATTGTTCCTACGGCACGGTACCCTGCCCTCCCATCCAGCAGCAGGGCCCGGGCAGCTGCTGCGGCTAG